A genomic region of Gemmata massiliana contains the following coding sequences:
- a CDS encoding RNA polymerase sigma factor codes for MSDDDRRLIADCLAGQWDAFGELVSQYQARLYNSALRLVLSPEDAADVVQDTFLSAYQALHTFKGDAEFFTWLYRIAFNTAISLKRKKKPSVSLESHTRETGLDPNDPSEYVKPSAAIERTEDERQLSDAIARLSTEHRDVLVLKDLEGMKYEEIAEVLGVPIGTIRSRLHRARLELRDLLVPPNERAALEGAEHDNRGEFRVEDVNTPRPSDTGRNAGSEEKEPPTQSRSTRRSD; via the coding sequence GTGAGTGACGACGATCGCCGGCTCATTGCGGACTGTTTGGCTGGCCAGTGGGACGCCTTCGGTGAGTTGGTATCCCAATACCAGGCAAGACTTTATAACTCCGCATTGCGCCTGGTGCTTAGCCCCGAGGACGCCGCCGATGTCGTTCAGGATACGTTCCTGAGCGCCTATCAGGCGCTGCATACCTTCAAAGGCGACGCCGAATTTTTCACGTGGTTGTACAGAATTGCGTTTAACACCGCAATCAGTTTGAAACGGAAGAAGAAGCCGTCTGTAAGCCTGGAGAGCCACACGCGGGAAACCGGACTCGACCCGAACGACCCGTCGGAGTACGTAAAACCGTCCGCCGCGATCGAACGAACCGAGGACGAGCGGCAGCTAAGTGACGCGATCGCCCGGCTCTCCACCGAACACCGCGATGTGCTCGTACTCAAAGACCTCGAAGGCATGAAGTACGAGGAGATCGCCGAGGTGCTGGGCGTGCCGATCGGAACGATCCGCAGCCGCCTGCACCGGGCACGACTGGAGCTGAGGGACTTGCTCGTCCCCCCGAACGAACGGGCCGCACTTGAGGGTGCGGAACACGACAATCGGGGCGAATTCCGCGTGGAGGATGTGAACACTCCCCGCCCGAGCGATACCGGCAGAAACGCAGGGAGCGAAGAGAAAGAACCCCCTACTCAGTCGCGCTCGACTCGCCGAAGCGATTGA
- a CDS encoding anti-sigma factor family protein, with protein sequence MTPAQLELITAAVDGELSPTETRGLNHLLSTSAEARTLHAKLQADRDRVRALPRVAPSADLKAKVMTRVAALAPAPHVKPKSIIQPAPVRVRSRSGGVLAWVPLALAASVFLCVATASFMYFSKQGGSPSVAKDNGPGAELPPHTGTPSITPSPIDPRPDRPNPGTIVQNDPSVPSAPAPHAPAPTEVAIAPEPRSTTPDLIGFPLVPKLPPFERVEVRVPFLRSATDLGREDVTQELLNELRRDPDPVFKFDLFVRDTARGAEVFQNAAKASGLTVSADSATLEKLKKKQAHAVVIYTESLTAAELTALFAKLSSEDAKFSPKVCDSLHAGPVVRSDELELKAILGADVGLFKRAGQGGDKMHDKSEPKHVSAGTIDSVVKSVTTPSASTKPGEKHAVLLTWQTTHPTIGRTNPAASTELKHYLSKRGNRKPNAVPAIIVIRSVG encoded by the coding sequence ATGACTCCTGCTCAACTCGAACTCATTACCGCCGCGGTCGATGGAGAACTGTCCCCGACAGAAACTCGGGGGCTGAACCATCTCCTGTCGACTTCCGCTGAAGCACGCACCCTTCATGCGAAGCTGCAAGCCGATCGCGATCGCGTGCGCGCGTTGCCGCGTGTCGCACCCTCCGCGGACCTCAAAGCTAAAGTCATGACCCGCGTGGCCGCGCTCGCACCCGCGCCACACGTGAAGCCGAAGTCGATCATTCAACCCGCGCCCGTCCGCGTTCGTTCCCGATCCGGAGGCGTGCTCGCGTGGGTGCCGCTCGCGCTCGCCGCGAGTGTGTTCCTGTGTGTGGCGACGGCTTCGTTCATGTACTTTAGCAAGCAGGGCGGTTCGCCCTCGGTTGCAAAGGACAACGGCCCGGGAGCCGAGCTTCCGCCGCACACCGGTACCCCTTCAATCACCCCGTCGCCGATCGACCCGCGACCCGATCGCCCGAATCCGGGCACGATCGTACAAAACGATCCCTCGGTTCCGTCCGCCCCCGCTCCGCATGCGCCCGCACCAACCGAGGTCGCGATTGCACCGGAGCCGCGCTCAACGACGCCCGATCTGATCGGCTTCCCCCTCGTTCCGAAGCTCCCGCCGTTCGAGCGAGTAGAGGTACGGGTACCGTTCCTGCGTTCGGCAACAGACCTCGGCCGCGAGGACGTCACGCAGGAACTGCTTAACGAATTGCGCCGCGATCCCGATCCGGTGTTCAAGTTCGATCTGTTCGTGCGCGATACGGCTCGCGGAGCGGAAGTGTTCCAGAACGCCGCGAAAGCGAGTGGCTTGACGGTGTCCGCTGACTCTGCGACGCTCGAAAAGCTGAAGAAGAAGCAGGCGCATGCAGTCGTGATTTACACCGAGAGCCTGACCGCGGCGGAACTGACCGCGTTGTTCGCGAAGCTTTCGAGCGAGGACGCGAAGTTCTCCCCGAAGGTATGCGATTCCCTCCATGCCGGGCCGGTCGTGCGCTCCGACGAACTCGAACTGAAGGCGATTCTGGGTGCGGATGTGGGGCTGTTCAAGCGCGCGGGGCAGGGGGGGGACAAGATGCATGACAAGTCCGAACCCAAGCACGTGAGCGCCGGGACGATCGACAGCGTGGTGAAGTCGGTCACGACCCCGTCTGCGAGTACGAAGCCGGGCGAAAAGCACGCGGTCCTTCTTACGTGGCAGACTACGCACCCGACGATCGGTCGCACGAACCCGGCAGCGTCCACGGAACTGAAGCACTACCTCTCGAAGCGCGGTAACCGCAAGCCGAACGCGGTCCCGGCAATCATCGTCATCCGCTCGGTGGGATAA
- a CDS encoding RNA polymerase sigma factor, with protein sequence MNQHLHAIRRATAEAMQTDGQLLDAYSDHRDGAAFAELVRRHGPMVWGVCRRMLPNRQDAEDAFQATFLVLVRKSASVRPAERVGNWLHGVAVRAAQKAAVSARRRERSVEGVADPAVVESGAWRDVLPILDEELSLLPDKYRSVIVLCDLEQMTRTAAARRLGVPEGTVAGWLARARALLGNRLARRGVGTPALAALISERVVSALVPAPLVRTTIEAANQAGPTPTGVATLTEGVIRTMFLKKIRSAAIAVLVALGVVASGAVLLTRPTVAAQPARTEATGLVKLVERPAANPPENCAHVDRSLEPSAARYRALFERALYVLVEHFGQITSANAYEGRIETRQQFGNRTAVVTIRAAEEGGGYLVEVRILHEVPGVPAFPDADLERVVLRQLAPQTEIRSGDRAIPTVRTGATVSSSPQQIEARPDPTTPRVQKPVESEDDQVRRLQKEVDELRERVRALERRPSNRENGVSPSAKDGR encoded by the coding sequence ATGAACCAACATTTACACGCGATCCGGCGAGCAACCGCTGAGGCGATGCAAACGGACGGGCAACTCCTGGATGCGTACTCCGACCACCGGGACGGCGCTGCGTTCGCTGAATTGGTCCGCCGCCACGGTCCGATGGTCTGGGGCGTGTGCCGCCGAATGCTCCCGAACCGTCAAGACGCCGAAGACGCTTTCCAGGCCACATTTTTGGTGCTGGTTCGCAAGTCCGCGTCGGTCCGCCCGGCCGAGCGGGTCGGGAACTGGCTGCACGGCGTGGCGGTCCGGGCGGCACAGAAAGCAGCGGTTTCGGCCCGTCGGCGCGAGCGCTCGGTCGAGGGCGTTGCTGATCCGGCCGTAGTCGAAAGCGGTGCCTGGCGCGACGTGCTCCCGATACTCGACGAAGAGTTGAGTCTCCTGCCCGACAAATACCGCTCCGTCATCGTCCTGTGCGATCTTGAACAGATGACCCGGACGGCCGCGGCGCGCCGGCTCGGGGTTCCGGAAGGAACGGTCGCGGGCTGGCTGGCGCGAGCACGCGCACTGCTGGGCAATCGCCTGGCCCGGCGCGGGGTCGGTACCCCCGCATTGGCCGCATTGATCTCCGAACGGGTCGTGTCGGCGCTCGTCCCGGCCCCGCTCGTTCGGACCACGATCGAGGCCGCGAATCAAGCCGGACCGACCCCAACCGGGGTCGCAACTCTCACGGAAGGAGTGATCCGAACGATGTTCCTCAAGAAAATTCGGAGCGCAGCAATCGCGGTGCTTGTGGCGCTCGGCGTGGTGGCCTCGGGTGCGGTGCTGCTGACGCGCCCCACGGTTGCCGCTCAACCGGCTCGTACCGAAGCCACCGGCCTTGTGAAACTGGTCGAACGCCCCGCGGCTAATCCGCCCGAAAATTGTGCCCACGTCGACCGCAGCCTCGAGCCGTCCGCGGCCCGCTATAGAGCGCTGTTTGAGAGGGCCTTATACGTGCTGGTTGAGCATTTCGGACAGATCACTTCCGCCAACGCATACGAGGGCCGGATCGAGACGCGGCAGCAGTTTGGTAATCGGACGGCCGTTGTCACGATCCGTGCGGCGGAAGAGGGAGGTGGGTACTTGGTCGAAGTCCGGATACTTCACGAGGTGCCAGGCGTGCCCGCGTTTCCGGATGCTGATCTCGAGCGGGTCGTACTCCGGCAACTGGCTCCACAAACCGAGATTCGGTCCGGAGATCGGGCGATACCAACGGTCCGCACCGGAGCGACCGTGAGTAGTAGCCCGCAACAAATCGAGGCTCGGCCCGATCCGACGACACCCCGCGTCCAGAAGCCTGTCGAGTCGGAGGACGACCAAGTCAGGAGATTGCAGAAGGAAGTGGATGAACTTCGGGAGAGGGTCAGGGCGCTTGAGCGGAGGCCGTCCAACCGAGAGAACGGTGTATCTCCTTCTGCCAAAGACGGACGGTGA
- a CDS encoding DMP19 family protein has protein sequence MSSTNKPPDKTRGFWQWVKNPWIRRRAEHDAADLEANLETFDPDQLSQEKIDQFVGDLIKKKLEWPMPRIFDRLGARAVPSLLRALDDSLYLQPYRGRYAPGLPLESLIRLLEPFAPAEMLGRLVELVTHKDAKIRRAVAGMFGHLAALDVWLTVSRDPDEDVQRYALWGIDSALTAKRVTPEFAVGALDRVIELVDHSGSDSDIVRAAAKVAARLDPARALTEFLNLKRFTANNPRLYYLLKAANEHDIQLPPDRVSLLLIELRPKADEYFGGCAIGYLLLQLARQKTDDARRWAEEVNSWSRPGSAGGKYISRAAADALALLNGINNPTSVVLRRLETVRDVDLLTAPQSAYYVAWILDAEVCNGGFAQYFVNSSGDTAGRAVSAFETIGSLGHAAIVRRAVALFGKQGPATDREERHDQLAKMSAKQDAEMNQLATEYYDVPEDVTVKLTNFANQHAEHFRDGV, from the coding sequence GTGAGCAGTACGAACAAACCGCCGGATAAAACGCGAGGTTTCTGGCAGTGGGTGAAGAACCCCTGGATTCGGCGCCGGGCCGAGCACGATGCCGCTGATCTGGAAGCCAACTTAGAAACTTTCGATCCCGATCAATTGAGCCAGGAGAAAATTGACCAATTCGTCGGCGATCTAATCAAGAAAAAGCTTGAATGGCCGATGCCGAGGATATTCGATCGACTCGGGGCACGGGCGGTCCCGAGTCTGTTACGCGCCCTGGACGATTCACTATACTTGCAACCATACCGGGGGCGGTACGCGCCGGGCCTTCCCCTCGAATCGCTCATTCGTTTACTGGAACCATTCGCACCGGCGGAGATGCTCGGGCGCCTCGTCGAACTGGTCACTCACAAGGATGCGAAAATTCGTCGTGCCGTAGCCGGAATGTTTGGTCACCTTGCAGCGCTAGATGTTTGGCTCACTGTGAGTCGCGATCCCGACGAGGACGTGCAACGGTACGCGCTCTGGGGAATCGATTCCGCTTTGACGGCGAAACGTGTCACGCCCGAGTTCGCAGTCGGGGCACTCGACCGCGTCATTGAACTCGTGGACCATAGCGGTTCAGATTCCGACATCGTGAGAGCGGCCGCAAAAGTCGCCGCCCGACTGGACCCCGCTCGGGCGCTCACGGAGTTCCTAAACCTTAAACGCTTTACGGCTAATAATCCGCGACTGTATTACCTTTTAAAGGCCGCAAACGAACACGACATTCAACTCCCACCGGATCGGGTTTCGTTGCTTTTAATAGAGCTCCGACCGAAAGCGGATGAATATTTTGGTGGCTGTGCGATCGGCTACCTTCTCCTCCAACTGGCTCGTCAGAAGACAGATGATGCGCGTCGGTGGGCTGAGGAGGTTAACAGTTGGTCCCGGCCCGGATCGGCCGGAGGGAAGTACATTAGCCGTGCGGCCGCGGATGCCTTGGCTCTACTCAACGGAATTAACAACCCGACAAGTGTTGTCCTGCGTCGTCTCGAAACTGTGCGCGACGTTGATTTGCTAACGGCCCCTCAGAGCGCGTACTACGTCGCCTGGATTTTAGACGCTGAGGTGTGTAACGGCGGCTTCGCACAATATTTCGTAAACTCGTCCGGTGACACAGCGGGCCGTGCGGTGTCGGCGTTCGAGACAATTGGGTCGCTTGGTCACGCGGCAATCGTCCGAAGGGCAGTGGCCCTTTTTGGTAAGCAGGGACCGGCTACGGACCGGGAGGAACGACACGACCAGTTGGCCAAGATGTCTGCGAAACAAGATGCCGAAATGAACCAGCTCGCGACCGAATACTACGACGTGCCAGAAGATGTGACTGTCAAGCTGACGAACTTCGCTAATCAGCACGCGGAGCATTTCAGAGACGGCGTTTAA
- a CDS encoding VIT and vWA domain-containing protein — protein MRFLRSTLAVLAAILAGASSASASGILIPEDKKLPPLAMVNHKVTVAIDEQVAITTVEQSFRNHTDRNLEATYLFPVPKGATVDKFTMWVDGKEMGGELLDAKHAHKVYTDIVRRTQDPGLLEYLGNSLLRLSVFPVPPKGDQKIKISYKFVAQKDGNVVEYIYPLKTDGKANRTLEAFSVNLTIKSRHAVQNVYSPTHAITTTRKSDREVNVAFERNQAILDKDFQLFYGFGDKDIGLTPLLYKPITGEDGYFMFLVSPQVEAEKKRVPRDLVLVLDTSSSMSDIKMQQAKKALKFCLTQLKPEDRFAILKFSTSVVPFRDKLVEANKDYLEAANKWVDGLKTSGGTAIWPALDEALGMRSDDPSRPFTMVFFTDGQPTVDETNPDKIVKNVMGKNSGNTRIFTFGVGDDVNAAMLDQLADATRAITTYVREAEDIEAKVASLYGKISHPVLTDVKLATTGGIQLHEIYPPKLPDLFQGTQLVVIGRYTGNGHSAIRLTGTVGKEKQEFVYELNFPPKTESDTGKDFVEPLWARRKVGYILDQIRVNGEKKELIDEVVALAKRYGIATPYTSHLVVPDGPMPVVPPTVRPGGPLPRPGTLPAAPIAGGGFGGASGIPAGPGGGPQRVEDFAKNQAAGDKGDGKSGLAGNRGSMTERQVKEAIDALKSEKDPEVRAKFSEEVKKLAAQKRTWDEADRALKGGKSGYQTGQLGVDLSCAANGLRNQDRVSLTANRQVYGRNCLEIGGVWIDDGYKADTKSVTVKAQSDAYFRILEKHPQIKDVYRLGNHVVWMTPSGTTLVVDPNDGKDKMEDADIEALFVKK, from the coding sequence ATGCGGTTCCTGCGATCCACACTCGCCGTACTCGCTGCGATTCTCGCCGGCGCGAGTTCCGCGTCCGCGTCGGGGATACTGATCCCCGAAGACAAGAAACTCCCGCCGCTGGCGATGGTCAACCACAAGGTCACGGTCGCCATCGACGAACAGGTGGCGATCACCACCGTCGAGCAGTCGTTCCGCAACCACACCGACCGCAACCTCGAAGCCACATACCTGTTCCCGGTGCCCAAAGGGGCGACCGTGGACAAGTTCACCATGTGGGTGGACGGCAAGGAGATGGGCGGCGAACTCCTCGACGCTAAACACGCGCACAAGGTCTACACCGACATCGTTCGGCGCACCCAAGACCCCGGGCTGCTCGAATACCTGGGGAACAGCCTGCTCCGGCTGAGCGTCTTCCCGGTGCCGCCGAAGGGCGATCAGAAGATCAAGATTAGCTACAAGTTCGTGGCGCAGAAGGATGGGAACGTCGTCGAATACATTTATCCGCTCAAGACCGACGGCAAGGCCAACCGCACGCTCGAAGCGTTCTCAGTGAACCTCACGATCAAGTCCCGGCACGCGGTCCAGAACGTGTACAGCCCGACGCACGCGATCACGACGACGCGCAAAAGCGACCGGGAAGTGAACGTCGCGTTCGAGCGCAACCAGGCGATTCTCGACAAGGATTTCCAGCTCTTCTACGGCTTCGGTGACAAGGACATCGGCCTCACGCCGCTGCTCTACAAGCCGATTACTGGGGAGGACGGGTACTTCATGTTCCTGGTGTCGCCACAAGTCGAAGCCGAGAAGAAGCGCGTGCCGCGCGACCTCGTGCTCGTGCTCGATACGTCGAGCAGCATGTCGGACATCAAGATGCAGCAGGCGAAGAAGGCGCTCAAATTCTGCCTGACGCAACTGAAGCCGGAAGACCGGTTCGCGATCCTGAAGTTCTCCACGAGCGTCGTGCCGTTCCGCGACAAGCTCGTGGAGGCGAACAAGGATTACCTCGAAGCCGCGAACAAGTGGGTCGATGGGCTGAAAACGAGCGGTGGAACCGCGATCTGGCCGGCACTCGACGAAGCGCTGGGGATGCGCTCGGACGACCCGTCGCGGCCGTTCACGATGGTGTTCTTCACCGACGGTCAGCCCACCGTGGATGAAACGAACCCCGACAAGATCGTGAAGAACGTGATGGGGAAGAACAGCGGAAACACCCGCATCTTCACGTTCGGTGTGGGCGATGATGTGAACGCCGCGATGCTCGACCAACTCGCCGACGCGACCCGCGCCATCACGACGTATGTGCGCGAAGCCGAGGACATCGAAGCCAAAGTTGCGAGCTTGTACGGGAAGATCAGTCACCCGGTTCTGACCGATGTGAAGCTCGCCACAACCGGCGGCATTCAGCTCCACGAGATTTACCCGCCGAAGCTCCCGGACCTGTTCCAGGGAACGCAACTGGTCGTGATTGGCCGTTACACCGGCAACGGGCACTCTGCAATCAGACTCACCGGCACGGTGGGGAAGGAGAAGCAGGAGTTCGTTTACGAATTGAACTTCCCGCCCAAAACCGAGAGCGACACGGGGAAAGACTTCGTCGAACCGCTATGGGCGCGGCGCAAGGTCGGGTACATCCTCGATCAGATCCGGGTGAACGGGGAAAAGAAGGAACTCATTGACGAAGTCGTGGCACTGGCGAAACGGTACGGGATCGCGACCCCATACACAAGTCACCTCGTGGTGCCGGACGGCCCGATGCCGGTGGTTCCGCCGACCGTGCGCCCCGGCGGTCCACTTCCGCGTCCGGGGACGCTCCCCGCAGCGCCAATCGCAGGCGGCGGATTCGGTGGTGCGTCCGGTATTCCGGCGGGACCGGGTGGGGGGCCACAACGAGTTGAGGACTTCGCCAAGAATCAAGCCGCGGGGGATAAGGGCGATGGCAAGAGCGGACTCGCGGGGAACCGCGGCTCCATGACCGAACGACAGGTCAAGGAAGCGATCGACGCACTGAAATCCGAGAAAGATCCCGAGGTCCGCGCGAAGTTCTCCGAAGAGGTGAAGAAGCTCGCGGCACAGAAGAGAACGTGGGACGAGGCCGATCGCGCCCTCAAGGGAGGGAAGAGCGGGTACCAGACGGGGCAACTCGGTGTGGATCTCTCGTGTGCGGCGAACGGTCTGCGCAATCAGGATCGCGTCAGTCTGACCGCGAACCGACAGGTATACGGCCGCAACTGCCTTGAGATCGGCGGCGTGTGGATCGACGACGGGTACAAGGCCGACACGAAATCCGTGACGGTGAAAGCGCAAAGCGATGCGTACTTCCGCATCCTCGAAAAACACCCGCAAATCAAGGACGTGTATCGGCTCGGCAACCACGTCGTTTGGATGACACCGAGCGGCACCACTTTAGTCGTCGACCCGAACGACGGCAAGGACAAGATGGAAGACGCCGACATCGAAGCGTTGTTCGTTAAGAAATAA
- a CDS encoding sugar phosphate isomerase/epimerase family protein: MSQKMDRRSFLAVTAATTTGLLATRTAPAADDFAGFVVGVQTYTFRNFDLEQMLKRTKELGLKSGEFYAKHIPIESQPEKLKAILALCKEYDVTPKGFGVVGFSKDHDANKKLFEFGKSIGVQYLSADPSMDSFDSLDKLCEEYKIAIAIHPHGPVGGGKRHRWWSAEQILKAVKDHHKLIGTCLDTGHLIRMATLGEKLDPAEQVKVMGDRNFALHLKDHDNKKDTDVPFGDSAGVLDVSAVLKALKAVKFTGHVAIEYEANADNPSPDMKKCVAFIKESAAKIS; the protein is encoded by the coding sequence ATGTCACAGAAGATGGACCGCCGATCGTTCCTGGCAGTAACCGCAGCGACTACAACGGGCTTGTTAGCAACGCGCACTGCACCGGCCGCCGATGACTTCGCCGGGTTCGTAGTCGGCGTGCAAACGTATACGTTTCGCAACTTCGATCTGGAACAGATGCTAAAACGCACGAAGGAACTCGGGCTCAAGTCGGGCGAGTTCTACGCCAAGCACATTCCGATCGAGAGTCAGCCCGAGAAGCTCAAAGCGATTCTCGCGCTGTGCAAGGAATACGACGTGACGCCGAAGGGCTTCGGTGTCGTCGGTTTCAGCAAGGACCACGACGCGAACAAGAAACTGTTTGAGTTCGGCAAATCAATTGGCGTGCAGTATCTGAGTGCGGACCCGTCGATGGACAGCTTCGACAGCCTCGACAAGTTGTGCGAAGAGTACAAGATCGCGATTGCGATTCACCCGCACGGGCCGGTCGGGGGAGGGAAGCGCCACCGATGGTGGTCGGCAGAGCAGATTCTGAAAGCGGTCAAAGATCACCACAAGCTCATCGGCACCTGCCTCGATACCGGTCACCTCATCCGGATGGCTACGCTGGGTGAAAAGCTCGACCCGGCCGAACAGGTTAAGGTCATGGGCGATCGCAACTTCGCTCTGCACCTCAAGGACCACGACAACAAGAAAGATACTGACGTGCCGTTCGGCGACTCGGCCGGCGTGCTTGACGTCTCTGCGGTGCTAAAAGCGCTCAAAGCGGTGAAATTCACCGGACACGTGGCAATCGAGTATGAAGCGAATGCCGATAACCCTTCACCCGACATGAAAAAGTGCGTCGCATTCATCAAGGAATCCGCTGCGAAGATCTCCTAA
- a CDS encoding ferredoxin--NADP reductase, translated as MTAEEITELRQRRYNATVVSLKLLNPDLMVLRVKPDFPRPPHHPGQYCTLGLGYWERRTERCQVETLAAGEETKVVRRAYSISSSILDESGHLMRPEDNDWLEFYIVLVRENADGRVPALTPRLFGLSEGDRIQIGERITGHYTLDPVKAGDTVIFLGTGTGEAPHNYMTWELLSRGHTGKVVNACCVRYGRDLGYHDTHKKLMSQFPNYTYLALTTREPGVTRKVYIQDLITSGELEERIGEALDPAKTHVFLCGNPKMIGVPHRDRETGTLSYPQPVGVIEVLEARGFKADIAAVKLKGNVHFEEYW; from the coding sequence ATGACGGCCGAGGAAATCACCGAACTCCGACAACGACGGTACAACGCGACCGTCGTCTCATTAAAGCTCCTGAACCCGGACCTAATGGTCCTTCGAGTCAAACCTGATTTTCCGCGCCCCCCGCATCATCCGGGGCAATACTGCACGCTCGGCTTGGGGTACTGGGAGCGGCGCACGGAAAGGTGCCAAGTCGAAACACTCGCGGCCGGAGAAGAAACGAAAGTTGTTCGCCGCGCCTATTCGATCAGCTCTTCGATCCTCGACGAATCCGGCCACCTCATGCGCCCGGAGGACAACGACTGGCTGGAGTTTTACATTGTACTTGTGCGCGAGAACGCGGACGGTCGCGTGCCGGCGTTAACACCGCGGCTATTTGGACTGAGCGAAGGTGACCGAATTCAGATCGGCGAGCGGATTACGGGCCATTACACGCTCGATCCGGTAAAGGCCGGCGATACGGTGATCTTTCTCGGAACCGGTACCGGTGAGGCCCCTCACAATTACATGACGTGGGAGTTGCTTTCACGCGGGCACACGGGAAAGGTCGTTAATGCGTGCTGTGTGCGTTACGGGCGCGATCTCGGCTACCACGACACGCACAAGAAGCTGATGTCGCAGTTCCCGAATTACACCTACCTTGCGCTAACGACGCGGGAACCGGGAGTTACGCGAAAAGTTTACATCCAGGATCTGATCACGAGTGGGGAACTCGAAGAGAGAATTGGCGAAGCGCTGGACCCGGCGAAAACGCACGTGTTTCTGTGCGGTAACCCGAAAATGATTGGTGTACCGCACCGGGACCGAGAAACCGGAACGCTCTCGTACCCACAGCCCGTTGGAGTGATCGAGGTGCTGGAGGCACGCGGCTTCAAAGCCGATATTGCAGCGGTGAAGCTGAAGGGCAACGTTCACTTTGAAGAATACTGGTGA
- a CDS encoding serine/threonine protein kinase, translating into MADINTTIAGYRLRSLLQTGQTSQVFEVVELQSNRHFAMKILLPEAADNQEQRRALFNEAEIGVKLTHQNVIRIVKVNKAKDTPHFIMEFFPSGSLRLRVQAKDFAFIKEHARKIFKGAATGLAYMNASGYVHRDVKPDNILVNSLGDTKMIDFAISKPILKGFAKWFYRKSKPQGTPSFMSPEQIQDEMPDGRSDIYSYACTLFELTTGRPPFRGTSMNDLLGRHFTEKPSPPSAYNSDLTDEFSTFVLKMLAKKKTDRPTNFHEVLMELRKVKQIYKSVVEKDVEEM; encoded by the coding sequence ATGGCGGATATCAACACCACGATCGCTGGCTACCGCTTGCGCTCCCTGCTCCAAACTGGTCAAACGTCGCAAGTGTTCGAGGTCGTGGAGTTGCAGAGTAATCGGCACTTCGCAATGAAGATCTTGCTGCCCGAGGCGGCAGATAACCAGGAGCAACGTCGCGCGCTATTCAACGAAGCGGAAATCGGCGTCAAACTGACCCACCAGAACGTGATCCGCATCGTGAAAGTGAACAAGGCCAAGGACACGCCGCACTTTATCATGGAGTTCTTCCCCTCCGGTAGCCTCCGACTGCGTGTTCAAGCGAAGGACTTCGCGTTCATCAAAGAACACGCCCGAAAGATCTTTAAGGGCGCTGCGACCGGTTTGGCGTACATGAACGCGAGCGGTTACGTCCACCGCGACGTGAAGCCGGACAACATCCTGGTGAACTCGCTCGGCGACACGAAGATGATCGACTTCGCAATCTCGAAGCCGATCCTGAAGGGCTTTGCCAAGTGGTTCTATCGCAAGAGCAAACCGCAGGGCACACCGAGTTTCATGAGCCCTGAGCAGATCCAGGACGAAATGCCGGACGGTCGCTCCGACATCTACAGTTACGCCTGCACACTGTTCGAGCTGACTACCGGGCGGCCGCCGTTCCGTGGAACATCGATGAATGACTTGCTCGGCCGGCACTTTACAGAGAAGCCCTCTCCGCCGTCGGCCTACAACTCGGACTTGACCGACGAGTTCTCCACCTTTGTTCTTAAAATGCTCGCGAAGAAGAAAACTGACCGCCCAACGAACTTCCACGAAGTTCTGATGGAACTGCGCAAGGTCAAGCAGATTTATAAGTCGGTTGTCGAAAAAGACGTCGAGGAAATGTAA